Proteins from a genomic interval of Osmia bicornis bicornis chromosome 13, iOsmBic2.1, whole genome shotgun sequence:
- the LOC114873582 gene encoding ceramide transfer protein isoform X2, whose amino-acid sequence METEIDADDIDEEGSDGVVVPELQGTLSKWTNYIHGWQTRFIVLKDGTLSYYKSEQDSGFGCRGSISLYKANIKAHEFDECRFDVSVNDCLVWYLRANSPEEKQRWVDVLKSYKSESGYGSENSLKRHGSAISLVSNTQSITSAGSFTKRGVRGLKEKLAELETFRDILIKQIDTLQKYFDNCAENAKNISTKENKVETMFNPAAQSVDFKGEAITFKATSEGVLATLQHCVELMVQREDAWRRRWEKEVEKKRKIQEVHKALKDQIAMQQSDSPRPRVLIHGGPDYEEGPHSALCDEEFYDAVETGLDKIDEENQLRDRLKQKSVSILTSPTMPAAKHRLWPEIERITVQQLHYARLGVGAGGWQLFAEDGDMRMYRREEEADGLVVDPLKACHVVKGVTGHEVCKIFFSPEYRTGWEATLEDMTVVENISKDTLIFLQTHKRIWPASQRDALFWSHIRRVSDDQDPDAHDLWIVCNHSTEHPDYPPNTGKCVRVYLTVCLVCQTFIDPPKDDGEIKRENITCKITYCSVVNPGGWAPASVLRAVYKREYPKFLKRFTSFCIDQCKDKPITF is encoded by the exons ATGGAAACAGAAATAGATGCTGATGATATAGATGAAGAAGGTTCCGACGGAGTTGTAGTTCCAGAACTTCAGGGTACACTATCCAAATGGACAAATTATATACATGGCTGGCAAACTAGATTTATTGTTCTCAAAGATGGTACtttatcttattataaatctgAACAGGACAGTGGATTTGGATGTCGAGGCTCTATAAGTTTGTATAAAGCTAATATTAAG GCACACGAATTTGATGAGTGTAGATTTGATGTGTCCGTAAATGACTGTTTAGTATGGTATCTAAGAGCAAACAGTCCAGAAGAAAAACAACGTTGGGTAGATGTGTTAAAATCTTACAAG TCTGAATCTGGTTATGGAAGTGAAAACAGTTTAAAGCGACATGGTAGTGCCATTTCGCTTGTATCAAATACACAGTCTATCACGAGCGCGGGTAGTTTTACGAAACGTGGAGTCCGAggattgaaagaaaaattagcaGAACTTGAAACTTTCAGGGATATTTTGATCAAACAAATTGATACTCTGCAAAAGTATTTTGATAATTGTGCAGAAAATGCTAAAAATATTTCCACGAAAG aaaataaagTTGAGACAATGTTTAATCCAGCTGCACAGTCAGTAGATTTTAAAGGTGAAGCAATAACATTTAAAGCAACAAGTGAAGGTGTATTAGCAACACTGCAACACTGTGTTGAGTTAATGGTGCAGCGGGAAGATGCATGGCGTCGTCGATGGGAAAAAGAAGTTGAAAAGAAGCGAAAAATACAAGAAGTTCATAAAGCTTTGAAAGATCAAATTGCAATGCAACAAAGTGATTCTCCTAGACCTAGAGTCCTTATACACGGAGGTCCAGATTACGAG GAAGGTCCACATAGCGCTCTATGTGACGAAGAATTTTACGATGCAGTAGAAACTGGTTTAGATAAAATTGATGAAGAAAATCAACTGAGAGATCGTTTGAAACAAAAATCAGTTTCGATTTTAACTTCACCTACTATGCCGGCAGCTAAGCATAGACTTTGGCCAGAA ATTGAGAGAATAACAGTGCAACAGTTGCATTATGCACGGCTTGGAGTAGGAGCAGGTGGATGGCAATTATTTGCAGAAGATGGTGATATGCGAATGTATAGACGCGAAGAAGAAGCAGATGGTTTAGTAGTAGATCCATTAAAAGCCTGTCATGTTGTGAAAGGCGTTACTGGTCATGAGGTTTGCAAGATATTCTTTAGCCCAGAATATCGAACAGGCTGGGAAGCTACGCTAGAAGACATGACAGTGGTTGAGAACATTTCCAAAGACACTTTGATATTTCTACAAACGCATAAACGAATTTGGCCAGCGAGTCAAAGAGATGCATTGTTTTGGTCGCATATACGTCGAGTCTCTGATGATCAAGATCCTGATGCTCATGATCTATGGATAGTTTGCAATCATAGTACAGAACATCCCGATTACCCG CCAAACACAGGAAAATGTGTAAGAGTTTATTTAACCGTTTGTCTCGTATGTCAAACTTTTATTGATCCTCCAAAGGATGATGGCGAAATAAAAAGGGAAAATATCACATGCAAAATAACATATTGTTCTGTTG TTAATCCTGGCGGATGGGCTCCAGCTTCTGTCTTACGTGCTGTTTATAAAAGGGAGTATCCAAAGTTCCTTAAACGGTTTACTAGTTTTTGTATTGATCAATGTAAGGATAAGCCAATCACATTCTAA
- the LOC114873582 gene encoding ceramide transfer protein isoform X1, translated as MADEIETVRLVNEDNECMETEIDADDIDEEGSDGVVVPELQGTLSKWTNYIHGWQTRFIVLKDGTLSYYKSEQDSGFGCRGSISLYKANIKAHEFDECRFDVSVNDCLVWYLRANSPEEKQRWVDVLKSYKSESGYGSENSLKRHGSAISLVSNTQSITSAGSFTKRGVRGLKEKLAELETFRDILIKQIDTLQKYFDNCAENAKNISTKENKVETMFNPAAQSVDFKGEAITFKATSEGVLATLQHCVELMVQREDAWRRRWEKEVEKKRKIQEVHKALKDQIAMQQSDSPRPRVLIHGGPDYEEGPHSALCDEEFYDAVETGLDKIDEENQLRDRLKQKSVSILTSPTMPAAKHRLWPEIERITVQQLHYARLGVGAGGWQLFAEDGDMRMYRREEEADGLVVDPLKACHVVKGVTGHEVCKIFFSPEYRTGWEATLEDMTVVENISKDTLIFLQTHKRIWPASQRDALFWSHIRRVSDDQDPDAHDLWIVCNHSTEHPDYPPNTGKCVRVYLTVCLVCQTFIDPPKDDGEIKRENITCKITYCSVVNPGGWAPASVLRAVYKREYPKFLKRFTSFCIDQCKDKPITF; from the exons ATGGCCGATGAAATAGAAACTGTTCGTCTCGTCAACGAGGATAACGAGTGTATGGAAACAGAAATAGATGCTGATGATATAGATGAAGAAGGTTCCGACGGAGTTGTAGTTCCAGAACTTCAGGGTACACTATCCAAATGGACAAATTATATACATGGCTGGCAAACTAGATTTATTGTTCTCAAAGATGGTACtttatcttattataaatctgAACAGGACAGTGGATTTGGATGTCGAGGCTCTATAAGTTTGTATAAAGCTAATATTAAG GCACACGAATTTGATGAGTGTAGATTTGATGTGTCCGTAAATGACTGTTTAGTATGGTATCTAAGAGCAAACAGTCCAGAAGAAAAACAACGTTGGGTAGATGTGTTAAAATCTTACAAG TCTGAATCTGGTTATGGAAGTGAAAACAGTTTAAAGCGACATGGTAGTGCCATTTCGCTTGTATCAAATACACAGTCTATCACGAGCGCGGGTAGTTTTACGAAACGTGGAGTCCGAggattgaaagaaaaattagcaGAACTTGAAACTTTCAGGGATATTTTGATCAAACAAATTGATACTCTGCAAAAGTATTTTGATAATTGTGCAGAAAATGCTAAAAATATTTCCACGAAAG aaaataaagTTGAGACAATGTTTAATCCAGCTGCACAGTCAGTAGATTTTAAAGGTGAAGCAATAACATTTAAAGCAACAAGTGAAGGTGTATTAGCAACACTGCAACACTGTGTTGAGTTAATGGTGCAGCGGGAAGATGCATGGCGTCGTCGATGGGAAAAAGAAGTTGAAAAGAAGCGAAAAATACAAGAAGTTCATAAAGCTTTGAAAGATCAAATTGCAATGCAACAAAGTGATTCTCCTAGACCTAGAGTCCTTATACACGGAGGTCCAGATTACGAG GAAGGTCCACATAGCGCTCTATGTGACGAAGAATTTTACGATGCAGTAGAAACTGGTTTAGATAAAATTGATGAAGAAAATCAACTGAGAGATCGTTTGAAACAAAAATCAGTTTCGATTTTAACTTCACCTACTATGCCGGCAGCTAAGCATAGACTTTGGCCAGAA ATTGAGAGAATAACAGTGCAACAGTTGCATTATGCACGGCTTGGAGTAGGAGCAGGTGGATGGCAATTATTTGCAGAAGATGGTGATATGCGAATGTATAGACGCGAAGAAGAAGCAGATGGTTTAGTAGTAGATCCATTAAAAGCCTGTCATGTTGTGAAAGGCGTTACTGGTCATGAGGTTTGCAAGATATTCTTTAGCCCAGAATATCGAACAGGCTGGGAAGCTACGCTAGAAGACATGACAGTGGTTGAGAACATTTCCAAAGACACTTTGATATTTCTACAAACGCATAAACGAATTTGGCCAGCGAGTCAAAGAGATGCATTGTTTTGGTCGCATATACGTCGAGTCTCTGATGATCAAGATCCTGATGCTCATGATCTATGGATAGTTTGCAATCATAGTACAGAACATCCCGATTACCCG CCAAACACAGGAAAATGTGTAAGAGTTTATTTAACCGTTTGTCTCGTATGTCAAACTTTTATTGATCCTCCAAAGGATGATGGCGAAATAAAAAGGGAAAATATCACATGCAAAATAACATATTGTTCTGTTG TTAATCCTGGCGGATGGGCTCCAGCTTCTGTCTTACGTGCTGTTTATAAAAGGGAGTATCCAAAGTTCCTTAAACGGTTTACTAGTTTTTGTATTGATCAATGTAAGGATAAGCCAATCACATTCTAA